A single Chryseobacterium sp. DNA region contains:
- the pafA gene encoding alkaline phosphatase PafA, whose protein sequence is MLRKISIAAATFLSVVTINAQKNRNTQLERPKLVVGLVVDQMRWDYLYRFYNKFGNDGFKRLLNTGYSLNNVHIPYVPTITALGHTSIYTGSVPAIHGIAGNDWTDKETGKGVYCTADESVQPVGTTNTKIGSHSPKNLWSTTVTDELRLATNFQGKVIGVSLKDRASILPAGHTPNGAFWFDDSTGNFITSTWYMKELPQWIRSFNSQNLPEKLVANGWNTLLPINQYTESSPDNSAWEGLLGSAKTPTFPYTSLAKDYQEKKDNIRYTPFGNTLTLKLAEASVEGEQLGGDNITDFLAINLASTDYAGHKYGPNSIEVEDVYIRLDQDLAQFFSYLDSKVGKGQYTVFLSADHGGAHSVGFLKEHNLPTGFFGEGMEKNLNQKLKDKFGADKLVNAIDNYQVYFDRKVLADSKLELDDVRNFTVKELEKDPTVLYAVSVDRVQESSIPEPIKQRIINGINRQRSGDIQLISHDSMLPPYSKTGTTHSVWNSYDSHIPLIFMGWGIQHGESNKAYHMTDIAPTVSSLLKIQFPSGNVGNPITEVIGK, encoded by the coding sequence ATGCTTAGGAAAATTTCAATTGCGGCCGCTACTTTCTTGTCCGTAGTTACAATCAATGCACAGAAGAACAGAAATACCCAACTGGAAAGACCCAAATTAGTAGTAGGTTTGGTAGTGGACCAAATGCGTTGGGATTATTTATACCGTTTTTACAACAAGTTTGGAAATGATGGTTTCAAAAGGTTACTGAATACAGGATATTCTTTAAATAATGTACATATTCCTTATGTTCCTACCATTACGGCGCTGGGCCATACATCTATCTATACAGGATCTGTACCTGCGATCCACGGAATTGCGGGAAATGACTGGACAGATAAGGAAACAGGGAAAGGAGTATATTGTACTGCGGATGAAAGCGTTCAGCCGGTAGGTACAACAAATACAAAAATCGGGAGCCATTCTCCTAAAAACCTTTGGTCTACAACAGTTACCGATGAGTTAAGATTAGCAACCAATTTCCAGGGAAAAGTAATCGGTGTTTCCCTGAAAGACCGTGCCTCTATTCTTCCTGCGGGCCATACACCCAACGGAGCTTTCTGGTTTGACGACAGTACCGGAAATTTTATTACGAGTACATGGTATATGAAGGAACTTCCTCAGTGGATCAGGTCATTCAACTCTCAGAATTTACCGGAAAAGCTAGTGGCTAATGGCTGGAATACCCTGCTTCCGATCAACCAGTATACGGAAAGTTCACCAGACAATTCTGCATGGGAAGGATTACTGGGAAGTGCAAAAACCCCTACATTCCCTTATACCAGCTTAGCAAAGGACTATCAGGAAAAGAAAGATAATATCCGTTATACGCCTTTCGGAAATACACTGACCTTAAAATTAGCTGAAGCTTCTGTAGAGGGAGAGCAGCTAGGAGGAGATAATATCACAGACTTTTTAGCGATCAATTTAGCATCTACCGATTATGCAGGGCATAAATACGGGCCTAACTCTATTGAGGTTGAAGATGTTTATATCAGACTAGACCAGGATTTAGCACAGTTTTTCAGCTATCTGGATTCCAAAGTAGGAAAAGGACAGTATACTGTTTTCCTTTCTGCTGACCACGGCGGAGCCCATTCTGTAGGATTCCTTAAAGAGCACAATCTTCCGACAGGTTTCTTTGGAGAAGGAATGGAAAAGAATCTTAACCAAAAGCTGAAAGATAAATTCGGAGCAGATAAACTGGTCAATGCTATTGATAACTATCAGGTTTACTTTGACAGAAAAGTATTGGCAGACAGCAAACTTGAACTGGATGATGTAAGAAACTTCACCGTGAAAGAACTTGAAAAAGACCCTACGGTTTTGTATGCTGTTTCTGTAGACAGAGTTCAGGAATCCAGCATTCCGGAGCCCATCAAGCAGAGAATTATCAACGGGATCAACAGACAGAGAAGTGGGGATATCCAATTGATTTCTCACGATTCTATGCTTCCGCCATATTCTAAAACCGGAACTACACACAGTGTATGGAATTCTTATGATTCACATATTCCATTGATCTTTATGGGTTGGGGAATTCAGCATGGAGAAAGCAATAAGGCTTACCATATGACCGATATTGCACCTACGGTTTCTTCTTTACTGAAAATTCAGTTTCCAAGCGGAAATGTTGGAAATCCAATCACAGAAGTTATCGGTAAATAA
- a CDS encoding RDD family protein, producing the protein METNLLLSRFWTRIWALLIDSIILGIFGFILTALFKNFFISLGSEGKLIGWFIALAYFSLLNSTLNKGQTIGKKMMNIQVVDCTGQFISLKTSFIRALIFTAPFFLNGYKIPGLTPFSVLTIIQSILIMTLGIGIIVFYIANKETRQSVHDLVAGTYVVQNYRNSMAKLMLPINKRSFYITGGLIVIIICTSVYNFTTNSTAKKLIPLYENIMKQEEIANASITVNTLPLNNNTQVYTIVIQFKNNIANMKDPEYIIHNKEVKQAVKKFIDSQVYEKDTDILNITLTSGYDIGISKSNYWIDTYKPLFKWRELYQF; encoded by the coding sequence ATGGAAACAAATTTACTTTTATCCCGATTCTGGACAAGAATCTGGGCTTTATTAATCGACAGTATTATTCTGGGAATTTTTGGGTTTATCCTGACAGCTTTATTCAAAAACTTTTTTATTTCGTTGGGCAGTGAAGGAAAACTGATCGGATGGTTTATTGCACTCGCTTATTTTTCTCTTTTAAATTCTACCCTTAATAAAGGGCAGACCATAGGAAAAAAAATGATGAATATTCAGGTCGTTGATTGTACAGGTCAATTCATATCCCTGAAAACTTCTTTTATCAGGGCTTTGATATTTACAGCGCCATTTTTTCTTAATGGATATAAAATCCCCGGACTAACACCTTTCTCAGTACTGACAATCATCCAGTCTATTCTGATCATGACATTAGGTATCGGAATCATCGTATTTTATATTGCCAATAAAGAAACCAGGCAATCGGTTCATGACCTTGTCGCCGGAACCTATGTGGTTCAGAATTACAGAAACAGCATGGCTAAACTGATGCTTCCAATAAATAAACGGTCATTTTATATTACCGGGGGACTTATTGTCATCATCATCTGTACATCAGTTTACAATTTTACCACTAATTCCACTGCCAAAAAACTGATTCCTTTATATGAAAACATCATGAAACAGGAAGAAATTGCCAACGCCAGTATTACAGTAAATACCCTTCCATTAAATAATAATACGCAGGTTTATACTATTGTGATTCAATTCAAGAATAATATAGCCAATATGAAAGACCCTGAATACATCATCCATAATAAAGAGGTGAAACAGGCTGTAAAAAAATTTATCGACAGCCAGGTTTATGAAAAGGATACGGATATCTTAAACATAACATTAACCTCAGGCTATGATATCGGGATTTCCAAAAGCAACTATTGGATTGATACTTACAAACCCCTATTCAAATGGAGAGAACTCTATCAGTTCTAA
- a CDS encoding Crp/Fnr family transcriptional regulator: protein MENLLHYIRSLTSFSDKSWDLLQPALSEKSFKKNELMLQEGKVCRSLFFMDKGFCKSYYEIDGVVKNTGFFFENEIATNINSFGSGRPSEFTIAACEEAETIIFDKEKLFEAAKESLEIEALGRHCIRRFALKQEEFSNLFKLYTAQERLAYLETQYPEMMQRIPLTQLASFLGVARETLSRIRKRRISNE, encoded by the coding sequence ATGGAAAACCTGTTACACTATATCCGTTCTCTTACTTCTTTTTCCGATAAAAGCTGGGATTTGCTCCAGCCGGCCCTCTCTGAAAAAAGCTTTAAGAAAAACGAGCTGATGCTGCAGGAAGGCAAAGTATGTAGGTCCCTGTTTTTTATGGATAAAGGATTCTGCAAAAGTTATTATGAAATAGATGGAGTGGTAAAAAATACAGGTTTTTTCTTTGAAAATGAAATTGCTACCAATATCAACAGCTTTGGAAGCGGGCGGCCCTCAGAGTTTACTATAGCAGCTTGTGAGGAAGCAGAAACTATTATTTTTGATAAAGAAAAACTATTCGAAGCAGCCAAAGAATCTCTTGAAATAGAAGCATTGGGGCGCCATTGTATCCGCCGCTTTGCTTTGAAACAGGAAGAATTTTCCAATCTTTTCAAACTTTATACGGCCCAGGAAAGATTAGCCTATCTGGAAACCCAATATCCTGAAATGATGCAGCGCATACCCCTTACTCAACTGGCTTCATTTTTAGGGGTGGCAAGAGAAACATTAAGCAGGATCAGAAAACGGAGAATTTCTAATGAATGA
- a CDS encoding N-acetyltransferase, with protein sequence MEIKKLEKLNTNPTIGWGHNGYITDKIYSVSSIEYARIFEFTLKEKSLPYTKRWETNADDIESLNEVIEKGSSFGVYDNQELIGWIIGEQRTWNNSFYIENILVHEQYRRQGAGVQLIKRIIKEARRLNCRVIELETQNTNYPAIQFYRRMGFNITGVNTRLYDHPDEIAVFMTLDLE encoded by the coding sequence ATGGAAATAAAAAAACTGGAAAAATTAAATACCAATCCCACCATCGGCTGGGGTCACAACGGCTACATCACGGATAAGATCTATTCCGTTTCATCCATTGAGTACGCCCGTATTTTTGAATTCACCTTAAAAGAAAAATCCCTGCCTTATACCAAACGATGGGAAACGAACGCTGATGACATTGAATCACTCAATGAAGTCATCGAAAAAGGCAGTTCTTTCGGAGTCTACGACAATCAGGAACTCATAGGCTGGATCATCGGTGAGCAAAGAACGTGGAACAACAGTTTTTACATCGAAAACATTCTGGTTCATGAACAATACCGAAGACAGGGAGCCGGAGTACAGCTGATTAAAAGGATCATTAAGGAAGCCCGTAGATTAAACTGCAGGGTGATTGAACTTGAAACACAGAATACCAACTACCCCGCCATTCAGTTTTACCGAAGAATGGGGTTCAATATTACCGGTGTGAATACGAGATTATATGATCACCCGGATGAGATCGCTGTTTTTATGACTTTGGATCTGGAATAA
- a CDS encoding M28 family metallopeptidase translates to MKKLILPLFFIPVAMNAQQIVHKDAEIADYVSQVNIDSLKGHINTLVSFGTRHTMSATTDPKRGIGAARSWVLKKFKEYGRNTDGRMEAFIQNQTIQPDGKRIDRPTDLGNVIAVLHGTNPDDKRLFMVSGHLDSRVSDVMNTKDNAPGANDDGSGVAALIESARILSRSKFPASIVFVAFSGEEQGLLGSKMLAEKAKNENWQLEALLNNDMISNHLSSETNLTNTHQLRVFSEGLPQYELDKKAQGIRTLGLENDGEARQLARYIKETGERYTDHLEVKLIYRNDRFLRGGDHTPFVEKGFPAVRLTEFNENFNHQHQDIRKENGIQYGDLPEFMDFEYFKKNVSVTLSVLANLAKSPSQPQNVKIEVEKLTHFTTLSWEKPKFSDQIHGYYVLMRDTDASMWQKKFFCKETSVKLPYSKDNYFFAVQAVTVSGNESLIVIPKISK, encoded by the coding sequence ATGAAAAAACTGATTCTTCCTTTATTTTTTATTCCTGTTGCCATGAATGCCCAACAGATTGTTCACAAAGATGCTGAAATTGCAGATTATGTTTCACAGGTGAATATAGATTCGTTGAAAGGGCATATCAATACATTGGTAAGCTTTGGAACGAGACACACGATGAGCGCTACTACAGATCCTAAAAGAGGAATTGGAGCGGCAAGAAGCTGGGTATTGAAAAAGTTTAAAGAGTATGGCAGGAATACAGATGGAAGAATGGAAGCTTTTATACAGAATCAGACGATCCAGCCTGATGGAAAAAGAATAGACCGTCCTACGGATCTGGGAAATGTTATCGCTGTTCTCCATGGAACCAATCCTGATGATAAAAGGCTGTTTATGGTAAGCGGGCATCTGGATTCAAGAGTAAGCGACGTCATGAATACAAAAGATAATGCTCCGGGAGCCAATGATGATGGGAGTGGAGTGGCAGCGCTCATAGAAAGTGCAAGAATACTAAGCCGGTCTAAATTCCCTGCAAGTATTGTTTTTGTAGCTTTCTCCGGAGAAGAGCAGGGATTGCTGGGTTCAAAAATGCTTGCGGAAAAGGCGAAAAATGAGAACTGGCAGTTAGAAGCTTTGCTGAACAATGATATGATTTCAAATCATCTCAGCAGTGAAACCAATCTTACCAATACCCACCAGTTAAGAGTCTTTTCTGAAGGCTTACCCCAATATGAATTGGATAAAAAAGCTCAGGGGATCAGAACATTGGGATTGGAAAATGACGGGGAAGCCAGGCAGTTGGCAAGGTATATTAAAGAAACTGGGGAACGCTATACAGATCATCTGGAGGTGAAATTGATCTATAGAAATGACCGGTTCTTAAGAGGCGGGGATCATACCCCATTTGTTGAAAAAGGGTTTCCTGCTGTAAGACTGACCGAGTTTAATGAAAATTTTAATCATCAGCATCAGGACATCAGAAAGGAAAATGGTATCCAATATGGGGATTTACCTGAGTTTATGGATTTTGAGTATTTTAAAAAGAATGTAAGCGTTACTCTTTCTGTTTTGGCTAATCTGGCAAAATCTCCTTCCCAGCCTCAAAATGTAAAAATAGAAGTAGAGAAACTAACCCATTTTACGACCTTATCCTGGGAAAAACCAAAATTTAGTGATCAGATCCACGGTTATTATGTTTTAATGCGTGATACAGATGCTTCGATGTGGCAAAAAAAGTTTTTCTGTAAAGAGACTTCTGTAAAGCTGCCTTATTCTAAAGATAATTATTTCTTTGCTGTACAGGCTGTAACCGTCTCAGGAAACGAAAGTCTGATCGTTATTCCGAAAATATCAAAATAA
- a CDS encoding L-rhamnose mutarotase has translation MKKYTLALDLKDDENLIRQYEEYHQKVWPEILESIQSSGVRSMEIYRTGNRLFMMMEVEEEFSFEAKAEADQANPKVQEWETLMWNYQQALPHAKPGEKWMIMSKIFSL, from the coding sequence ATGAAGAAATATACGCTGGCGTTGGATCTTAAAGATGATGAAAATCTGATCCGCCAATATGAGGAATACCATCAGAAGGTATGGCCGGAAATTCTGGAAAGCATTCAATCTTCCGGAGTCCGGAGTATGGAAATATACCGCACAGGAAACCGCCTCTTTATGATGATGGAAGTGGAAGAGGAGTTCTCTTTTGAAGCAAAAGCCGAAGCTGATCAAGCCAATCCTAAAGTTCAGGAATGGGAAACTTTAATGTGGAATTATCAGCAGGCATTGCCCCATGCTAAGCCAGGAGAAAAATGGATGATAATGAGTAAAATCTTTAGCCTGTAA
- a CDS encoding amidohydrolase: MVDAHVHFWKYDKIRYSWVDDSMSVIRKDFLPSDIDGLLMNNNIEGIVAVQADQSLAETQFLLELAEKYPKILGIVGWIDFLSDHFEDQLQTFKNYPKIKGWRHIVQAEPKGFLTHPKFVENIRKLQVYQYTYDILIYHSQMEEAISFVRELQDQKLVLDHIGKPDVKNLEIASWKRNISILAQSENVYCKLSGLVTEAERGKWTKEMLEPYLDIVFRYFGTSRMMFGSDWPVMLLNTEYCEWLELIREYIQQFSKEEQKQILEGNAIHFYNL; this comes from the coding sequence ATGGTCGACGCCCACGTACATTTCTGGAAATATGATAAGATTCGGTACTCCTGGGTTGATGACAGCATGTCCGTCATCCGGAAAGATTTTCTGCCTTCGGATATTGATGGATTACTGATGAATAATAATATTGAAGGGATTGTTGCGGTTCAGGCAGATCAAAGTCTGGCAGAAACTCAATTTCTACTGGAGCTGGCAGAGAAATATCCTAAGATCCTGGGTATTGTAGGATGGATTGATTTTCTGAGTGATCATTTTGAAGATCAGCTGCAGACGTTCAAAAACTATCCTAAAATAAAAGGTTGGCGTCATATTGTTCAAGCTGAGCCCAAAGGCTTTCTCACCCATCCTAAATTTGTAGAAAATATCAGAAAATTACAAGTATATCAGTATACTTATGATATTTTAATCTACCATTCCCAGATGGAAGAGGCGATCAGTTTTGTAAGAGAACTTCAGGATCAGAAATTGGTTTTGGATCATATCGGAAAACCTGATGTGAAAAATCTGGAGATTGCATCCTGGAAAAGGAATATTTCCATATTGGCCCAGTCAGAGAATGTCTATTGTAAACTTTCGGGATTGGTAACCGAAGCTGAACGGGGAAAATGGACAAAAGAAATGCTGGAACCTTATCTGGATATTGTGTTCAGATATTTTGGAACATCCAGAATGATGTTTGGCAGCGATTGGCCGGTAATGCTTTTGAATACAGAGTATTGTGAATGGCTAGAACTTATAAGAGAATATATACAACAATTCAGCAAAGAAGAACAAAAACAGATCCTTGAAGGGAATGCTATTCATTTTTACAATTTATAA
- a CDS encoding TonB-dependent siderophore receptor, which produces MDIKRSLVLFFSSYGCFLFGQEKAIDTVYLFDSQMNKVKLFHHVTSITNEDAEKNSTNLSELLRFQSPVYIKENGRGAVSSPSFRGTTAQQTAFVWNGININSSFLGQGDINNIALFGYDQIGIKAGGGSVIYGSGAIGGSIHLNNNLDFNRGFHASLFSELASFNTYNNFVKGAYSNDKFSFKVSGNHSISRNDYKVQENGGKSYTNDNGQYYNTDVNIAAAYKIAPHHQISWISEIFNGRQHYPVHFGNLEEKTKYHTQNIRSLISWDWNKLRFSNSFRAAYTEENFQYFDNIDGPETSGGAGKNYILKNDFNYFLNSKWNINIIGEFQVNKGNGEGTSRIGRISRNAGSIAGLLRYFATKDLRFEAGIKKDFVEDISSPVLFSFSGKWNAAKWYDLGINVSRNFRAPSFNDLYWSPGGNLNLKPETSYQFELRNLFKLGDVKLSIAPYYMNIRDMIRWLPAASGYYAAFNTSRVESYGLESQLEFEKKLGKHILKTNLGYSYTKSTDLDTQKQLMYVPLHKLTGSIDYQYDFVKIYVQGMFNGLTYTDSNEKRSEALDPYFVMNAGVNATFLKNYTVGFKVNNIVNETYYTMLSYPLPQRNYRVSLNINF; this is translated from the coding sequence ATGGATATAAAAAGATCTTTAGTACTGTTTTTTTCATCTTACGGTTGTTTTCTTTTTGGACAGGAGAAAGCAATAGATACTGTTTATCTATTTGACAGCCAGATGAATAAAGTGAAGCTTTTTCATCATGTAACTTCCATTACCAATGAAGACGCTGAAAAAAATTCTACCAACCTTTCCGAACTGCTGAGGTTTCAATCGCCAGTGTATATCAAAGAAAATGGCCGTGGAGCAGTTTCTTCACCCTCTTTTAGGGGAACTACCGCACAGCAGACTGCTTTTGTATGGAATGGAATCAATATCAACTCCAGTTTTTTAGGACAGGGAGATATCAACAATATTGCTTTGTTCGGATATGACCAAATCGGAATAAAAGCAGGCGGCGGAAGCGTGATCTATGGAAGCGGAGCTATCGGCGGAAGTATTCACCTGAACAATAATCTTGATTTTAATAGGGGATTTCATGCCTCTTTATTCTCAGAACTGGCTTCCTTTAATACCTACAATAATTTTGTTAAAGGGGCTTACAGCAATGATAAGTTCAGTTTTAAAGTTTCCGGTAATCATTCCATAAGCCGGAATGATTATAAAGTACAGGAAAATGGAGGGAAAAGCTATACCAATGATAACGGACAGTATTATAATACGGATGTCAACATCGCCGCGGCTTATAAAATTGCTCCTCACCACCAGATCTCATGGATATCGGAGATTTTTAACGGCAGACAGCATTATCCCGTTCATTTTGGAAACCTGGAAGAGAAGACAAAATATCATACCCAAAATATCCGAAGCCTGATCTCCTGGGATTGGAATAAACTCCGTTTCAGCAATTCATTCAGGGCGGCTTATACAGAAGAGAACTTTCAGTATTTTGACAATATTGACGGCCCCGAGACCAGCGGTGGAGCAGGGAAGAATTATATTTTGAAAAATGATTTCAATTATTTCCTCAACTCAAAGTGGAATATCAATATTATCGGAGAATTTCAGGTCAATAAAGGAAACGGGGAAGGAACCTCCAGAATCGGCCGTATCAGCAGAAATGCAGGATCCATTGCCGGGTTGCTCCGTTATTTTGCCACCAAAGATTTACGTTTTGAAGCCGGAATCAAGAAAGACTTCGTAGAGGATATCAGTTCGCCTGTCCTGTTTTCTTTTTCAGGAAAATGGAATGCCGCAAAATGGTATGATCTGGGAATAAATGTGTCAAGAAATTTCAGAGCCCCATCATTTAATGATCTGTATTGGTCTCCCGGAGGGAATTTGAACCTAAAACCGGAAACATCCTACCAGTTTGAACTTAGAAACCTGTTTAAGCTGGGAGATGTTAAGCTTTCCATAGCTCCTTATTATATGAATATCCGGGATATGATCAGATGGCTTCCGGCTGCTTCCGGATACTATGCCGCTTTCAATACCAGCAGGGTAGAATCTTACGGACTGGAATCGCAACTGGAATTTGAAAAAAAGCTGGGAAAACATATTTTGAAAACCAACTTGGGATATTCCTATACGAAATCTACAGATCTTGACACTCAGAAACAGCTGATGTATGTTCCTCTTCATAAACTTACCGGAAGCATTGATTATCAGTATGATTTTGTGAAAATATACGTACAGGGGATGTTTAACGGACTTACCTATACCGATTCTAATGAAAAAAGAAGTGAAGCCCTGGATCCTTACTTTGTGATGAATGCAGGCGTCAATGCAACATTTCTTAAAAATTATACGGTAGGCTTTAAAGTGAATAATATTGTAAACGAAACCTATTACACGATGCTTTCTTATCCACTGCCTCAACGAAATTACAGGGTAAGTCTCAATATCAATTTTTAA
- a CDS encoding SDR family oxidoreductase, with translation MDLQLENKIIVVSGGAKGIGEGIVRVLAQEKAVPVIVGRNAEDNQQLIDALTSENLTAHAVVAELTQPNECRKAIDDIMAKFNRIDGLVNNAGENDGVGLENGNYEAFMQSLHKNLVHYYLLAHHALPALKNSRGSIVNIGSKTAETGQGGTSAYAAANGGRNALTREWAVELLPYHIRVNAIIVAEAYTPLYEKWIKTFEDPQAKLKTITDKIPFEKRMTTTEEIANMVAFLLSEKSSHMTGQLIHVDGGYVHLDRAL, from the coding sequence ATGGATTTACAACTCGAAAATAAAATCATTGTCGTAAGCGGCGGAGCTAAAGGAATTGGAGAAGGAATTGTACGGGTGTTGGCTCAGGAAAAAGCGGTTCCTGTTATTGTAGGAAGAAATGCGGAAGACAATCAACAATTAATTGATGCCCTGACCTCCGAAAATCTTACCGCTCATGCTGTAGTGGCAGAGCTTACCCAACCTAACGAGTGCCGGAAGGCGATTGATGATATCATGGCCAAGTTTAACAGAATAGACGGTCTTGTCAACAATGCCGGCGAAAATGACGGTGTTGGATTGGAGAATGGAAATTATGAAGCCTTCATGCAATCATTACATAAGAATCTGGTTCATTATTATCTTCTGGCTCATCATGCCCTTCCAGCCTTGAAAAATAGCAGAGGAAGCATTGTCAATATCGGAAGTAAAACCGCTGAAACCGGCCAGGGTGGAACCTCAGCTTATGCTGCGGCCAACGGAGGAAGAAATGCACTGACCAGGGAGTGGGCCGTAGAATTGCTGCCTTACCATATCCGGGTAAATGCCATTATTGTAGCGGAAGCATATACTCCTTTGTATGAAAAGTGGATCAAAACTTTTGAGGATCCGCAAGCCAAACTTAAAACAATAACAGATAAAATCCCCTTTGAAAAAAGAATGACTACTACCGAAGAGATAGCCAATATGGTGGCCTTTTTACTTTCGGAAAAATCTAGCCATATGACAGGTCAGCTCATCCATGTGGATGGCGGCTATGTACATCTGGATAGAGCTTTATAA
- a CDS encoding fumarylacetoacetate hydrolase family protein, producing MKLIRYGAEGQEKPGVIIDEKYYDVSHLVNDYDEKFFSGNAIEEMKERIMAGGLTEIDKKVRLGAPLARPSKIVCVGLNYKDHAAETNMPIPSEPILFFKATSAIVGANDDLVIPKNSTKTDWEVELAIVIGKKASYVEPEDAFDHIAGYALHNDYSERAFQIERNGQWVKGKSADTFAPIGPFIATKDEIDNVNNLHLWLKVNDKMMQNGNTSNFIFDVAYIVSYISQFMTLLPGDVISTGTPAGVGMGQKPEAWYLKPGDIVELGIEGLGTSKQNVKSYS from the coding sequence ATGAAATTGATAAGATACGGCGCAGAAGGCCAGGAAAAACCAGGCGTAATAATTGATGAAAAATATTATGATGTTTCTCACCTGGTAAATGATTATGATGAAAAATTTTTCTCTGGAAATGCTATTGAAGAGATGAAAGAGAGAATTATGGCAGGAGGGCTTACGGAAATTGATAAGAAGGTAAGGCTGGGAGCGCCATTGGCACGGCCGTCAAAGATTGTATGTGTAGGGCTCAACTATAAAGACCATGCCGCAGAAACCAATATGCCCATCCCCTCAGAGCCGATTTTGTTTTTTAAAGCAACTTCAGCGATAGTAGGGGCAAATGATGATTTAGTTATTCCGAAAAACAGTACAAAAACAGACTGGGAAGTGGAACTGGCAATTGTAATCGGAAAAAAAGCCAGTTATGTAGAACCTGAAGATGCTTTTGACCATATTGCCGGATATGCCCTGCATAATGATTACAGTGAAAGAGCTTTTCAGATTGAAAGAAACGGACAGTGGGTAAAGGGAAAAAGTGCAGATACTTTTGCACCTATAGGACCTTTTATCGCAACAAAAGATGAAATAGATAATGTTAATAATCTCCATCTTTGGCTGAAAGTAAATGATAAAATGATGCAGAATGGGAATACGTCCAACTTTATTTTTGATGTAGCTTATATCGTAAGTTATATCAGCCAGTTTATGACCTTATTGCCGGGAGATGTTATTTCAACCGGTACACCTGCCGGGGTGGGAATGGGACAGAAGCCTGAAGCCTGGTATTTAAAACCCGGTGATATTGTAGAATTAGGTATTGAAGGGCTGGGAACAAGTAAACAAAACGTAAAATCTTATTCTTAA
- a CDS encoding putative glycolipid-binding domain-containing protein: MKTLIWQGILYQSLEYFKIKENGDRYTIESKIIGCYENKMYTADYKILITQDWTVLEFVIESEINTIKNILTGKKRQDEWVINNVIHPDFKGFEYIDISLTPFTNTLPINNLKLAENSSRKIDVIYIDVLNHHIRPAKQQYTRTALNKYLYENIETDFKAEISVDEAGLVISYPKLFEKTSEFLQNL; this comes from the coding sequence ATGAAAACATTAATCTGGCAGGGAATCCTTTATCAGTCTCTTGAATATTTTAAAATAAAAGAAAACGGGGACCGCTACACCATAGAATCAAAAATTATTGGATGTTATGAAAATAAAATGTATACAGCCGATTACAAAATTCTCATCACTCAAGACTGGACTGTTCTGGAATTTGTCATTGAATCTGAAATCAATACCATTAAAAATATACTCACAGGAAAAAAACGGCAGGATGAATGGGTAATCAATAATGTGATCCATCCGGATTTTAAAGGCTTTGAATACATTGATATTTCTTTAACCCCATTTACCAATACGCTACCGATCAACAACTTAAAGCTTGCGGAGAACAGCTCCCGGAAAATCGATGTTATTTATATTGATGTTTTAAACCATCATATCAGACCTGCCAAACAACAATATACCCGAACAGCCCTCAATAAATATCTCTATGAAAATATTGAAACCGATTTTAAAGCAGAGATTTCAGTAGATGAAGCAGGATTAGTGATCAGTTACCCTAAGCTGTTTGAAAAGACTAGTGAATTCTTACAAAACCTGTAA
- a CDS encoding VOC family protein, whose translation MIKFKYVILYVEDVERSMNFYKNTFDTEIKFITPEKDYGELMTGETTISFASVDLASSNIKEGFIISKTENKPFGIELGFVTDQVEALIEKAVQNGAVLYENIAVKPWGQKTAYIKDPDNYLVEICTEMQ comes from the coding sequence ATGATCAAATTTAAATATGTCATTCTGTATGTGGAAGATGTAGAAAGATCGATGAATTTCTATAAAAATACATTTGATACCGAAATAAAATTCATCACTCCGGAAAAAGATTACGGAGAACTGATGACAGGAGAAACCACCATTTCCTTTGCCTCTGTAGACTTAGCCAGCTCAAATATAAAAGAGGGCTTTATTATTTCTAAAACAGAAAACAAGCCTTTCGGGATAGAACTGGGTTTCGTAACTGACCAGGTGGAAGCACTCATTGAAAAAGCTGTTCAAAACGGTGCTGTCCTGTATGAAAATATTGCCGTAAAACCTTGGGGACAGAAAACAGCCTACATCAAAGATCCTGATAATTATTTAGTAGAAATCTGTACTGAGATGCAGTAA